tctgttttttttaggtttttgtatggacttcatttctggaatgatctgctacaagaaaataaataaaacttaacacagaagggtatttttgtcagtttaatatttttaaataatcatGGACCAAACAATAAAGGTGTTTGACCAAAGGGccaaacagacatgggcccacctaaaaaaggaccacaCGATATTTTTCCCTATTACCTTTTGAAATTTAGTTTTCTTGCGGAATTGAACTTTTTTGTGAAGTTGAAGCACTTTtaatcaaggtttgaaaaacagaTCACGACTACTAGGAGTGACCGTTATAACGCGTTTTaacgggtgtgagcacgtttcgGATAAAAATCGCGTTTTTTATACGTTATTCTAAAATAGCGGGAGTTATAACGGTttaaatagaaaatgaaaaagaattatGGTTCGAAATTCCTATCTAACGGTTACAATGTGCGTAAAAACAGTTATAACTGGTCTAATGACGTTGTTATAACGTTTTCTatataatattattttatttttaaaatattagttataattttttaatctttaatttaaaatataaagaattgtaaggaaatatttttatattcttttttattaaaaaacggtTATAACTGACGTGAAAACGGAAAAATGGTCTAAAAAACTTACGTTAAAATGTTATTTCGGTGGAAAAACGTAAaattcaatttaaaaaaaaaacggttaGAACGTGTATGAAAACAGAGAAACGGTCCTAAAGAACTAccgttatttcctatttatcggcatTATATAGGCACGGGGTTCGGGGACCTTCACAGCCACGGTATATGGGTGTGACCGTTTTAACtggtgtttttcaaaccttgcttTTAATTCAGGATCCAAACACCTTATAATAGCGTGATCGGTTAGGGGAATTGACATCCCAGTAATCCGATTACAAGGTAATCGACCCAATTCTCCCAACCTGAAATCCAGGAATCCAATTCCTAGAGAATTCGATCCTCCCAAATTTGTTGTTTTCAATTCCACTCTTTGAACGGTGGAATGGAATTCAATTCCAGGGAAGGAACATGGAAATACATCATTATCCCTAACAAAACTAATTTCAAAAATCAGCTTGATCTTCTTAAAGTTCTATTCCGGAGGAAAAAGGAAAACAGGTGGATCGTAAAAATTTCACCATCGAATTTTACAGGATTCAGGGATCTTCACTCTCTTCCATCGAAATATAAAATCTGGATTTTAATTTGAATCTACATAAAAATCAAGGATATTTAGGGTATTTTGTAAGGATATTTTATGGATTTCTTAATCTTTGGTCATAAAAGTTGAACCAAATAATAAATTTCTGATAAGGGAATTCAATCTTGATAATCCAATTCTCGTAATCAAATTATCCCATAATCGGATTATTAGAAATCCAATAATACGAATCTTGAACCCTGAACTCTGAAATCCAATAATCCGAACCGAACACGCTGTAAGTTTTAACAATCCTCGGAGAGTCGGAGTTATGAGGCTAAGTcatatggtcttctaatctagcagctagattagtagTCCACGTCAGCTATGACAACCTTCTAAGTCCTATGGTATTTCTAATCTAGCAATTTCTCTCTccatcttttctctctctctccaatCACATCACTTCATCTCTCCACCAAATTCTTTtacgtatttttttcttttcatcttttCCTCTCTCTCCATCACGTTTTATCTCTTGCAACAAATAAAAACTAtccagcgctgaaccattcagcttTAAAGTCACTTTTTAAGCGATGAatgattcagcgtttcaatctcgctgctacttAAACTGCGAGCACTtggtaggagagagaagtagTAAACACTAGTGTTAATTTTTagaccacacttttttttttgaattgcaacactttttggccaatctagcccataggtagggctgaacatggtttccgTTTTCCACCGGAACCGGACCAAAACAGACCGCTTAGGAAGAAACCGAatcgaaccatttactaatggattggttatggtaaaaaaaaattgaaaaccgaCATTATTGGTTCTTTTTTGGTTTGACccaaaaaccgaaccaaaaaaaccaatggaaaaccgtTTATGTTCAACCGTTAGTGTAAAACCTAAGATTTAATCTACACCCTTCGTTTTTGTTAACCCTAGTACTAGATATCATCGACCAATCTCTTAACCTCACTTCAGTTCTCTAGTTTTTTCTTTGATTCCTTCTTCGGTTCACAGAAAAGAactatgtttgtgttaattacaTTCTGCAGGTAGATTAAAACTCTACTGTGATATTTTTTTAAGATTTGAATTGTCAGTTTCAGAAAATTGACATACTGTCGGTTTTCTATTAACCCAATGAAACAAACCAAAACCGGCTAAAATcattaagaaaccgaaccaatggttaatggttcGGTTACGATAAGATTGTTTAGAAACCGATAATGTTGGTATTGGTTTGGTTTGGCTAAAAACCgagccaaaaccgaccatgaacagccctacccATAGGATTAGCCTAACAAGATATATTTCAATGGCTACTTGTATATTTGACTACGAGACTATGGGTATTCCTCGTTGACTAGACTTTTCTGTGAAATATAAGTTCAACAACGGCGAAGATCTAATATTGCTGAACTCACTCCCTCTCCCACTCTCCATCTCTGCAACCTCTTATTTAAAATTCCTTCAAACTCGACAAACCCAGTAACAACCCAACCTCAAAATTCCTGAATCTGTGATTTTAAAGGAAATCTCTTCAATTTCCATTCAAGGTAAGAGAAGGGTTTCTTCTTAATCTGTTGAATTTGATTaagcttctttctttctttgtttacTTCGCTAACTTGATTACTCTTTTTTGGAGTCTTTGTAAAGTATAGTTATACTGTATACAGAGAGTGGATTCGATCAATTTTGAATAATGGATGATGAACAAGTTCAAGATCAACAGAATCAATCACCTGGTGGTAAGTCAAATCGTTCAATTTTGTGACTTTTTTTCCATTATGAACTTGGGATCGTATACAATTGGAAACGTAGATTAAAGATAACGCCTTTATTGAATTTATAGTTAAAATTTAGTCAATTCTTATATAAAATTATAGAATCCAgccaagtgaaaaaaaaaaagtataatttTCGTTATTTCCAGAGTGAGCATGATATGAACTTTTGAGGGTTAAAAGTCTTCAGATTGGCATATGATTGTAGTGTGTGGGATGGACGCCTTTAGCATGATGCACTGGAAAATTGTGTAGGTATCTAATAGCCGTAGTTAGTGTATGGAATACTCGGGGTTTTCGACGTAGAACTGCTGCTTGGTGAGTCTGTGAGTGTAAACATAAGCTTACAATTTTGTGCAATTCACAGGAACGTCCCTCTTGCGTTACGTTATTTGTGATTATTTAATTCTATTGGATTCTCCTTAGGTAAGTGTGGACTGCAATTGTGGAAAGAATAAGAGGGTATCGGAATTTGGATGAGAATATTAGATTAATTCTACGTTACAGGACAACAGGGATGATTCCATTTTGTGCATTTGACAGGttcagatgttgatgaggaaataACCGCTGAAGGTGCTGCCTTTGTACATGGGGATTCACTCCAGGATTCTACGGGTCCCCCTGATTCTGATTCAAAAGTTGAAATTCTTCACGAACATGTTAAGAAACAACTTATCAAGGAAGGACATAGGCAGAAGCCAACAAAATATTCGACATGCTTTTGTAAGTAACACTGTCTTCATGGGTTCTTTAGCAAGCATGTAAATTTGATGTGTATCATCTGCTTAATTCTTTTCTCGGTTGAGTTTTGAGAATCTAAATTTCTTCTCTTGTTAAAACCGATTTATGACTACTCTGCGGCATAGCAGTAGATGTCCGCCAGCTATTTGGAAAATCTGTCAATTTTCCTCGAAATTGTGTTTTAGGTGTTTCCgagtttcttcaaacttgataACTTTCCTTAGCTACTAGTTATGATGTCTAACTTACAGGACCTATTTCCTCCTCCTGGAACAAATATGTCAATCACAGACCTTAATCCTAAACTCCACTTTTAGTAGTGAGTAAACTTGTTCCCTGTTCGTGCTAGGGGTAACCCCTGAGTTAGAAGTAGAAGGAAATCAAAGTGACAATTAAACTTGTCCCTTGTAGGTTGTTGAAATTGGTCAAGCATATATTAGTACTTTAGCAGTATAGCGCGTCGAATGTGTTTCATATGGTACAATGTAAATGTATTTTCCTATGACCTGGGTTATAATGTGTTATTCATATCGTAACTTTAGCAAACTTCAACCACCACCTCATCATACGAGGGACCAAGTTCTGGCATcctgttcttttcttttttgggatTACTAATTTTGTCTTGGCTAGTCTTACTGATATATCATCCTCTCTTTCATATGCTCATTTCGCTCTCTTTGTTTAATTCATTTATCGAATATTATAGGTGTAATAGTTCTCTTATTCCTTGTGAATTTTGGCAATAAATCCAAATTTGAACTATAAACCTCTGCTGCTGTGTTTCTCAACAGTCAAACATGTATGATCCCGTTAATGCAAATAACTATTTTCGGCCCTTTCGTCTTTCTGAATAGCTTCTTTTCCTTTGCAGTGCACTACAGGGCATGGACCAAAAGCACCCAGCACAAGTTTGAGGACACATGGAATGAACAGAGACCAGTAGAACTTATAATAGGAAAAGGTTTTTATCGTCTTTATCAGAGCCTCCTTTTCTTTATGTTTctgttttcttcatctttttccttTTGTTAACATTATCCAATGTAATGATTTCTGAACAATACACTGGTTCTTACTTACtccttttttcaaaaaaataaaaatcctagcAAGTCTGTTGAGTTGCCATTCAGATGGGTGATAAATGTGTGACATGGTGCTCAACCTAGTTAACTAAGTCGTTTGAGAAATTAACAAATGATGATGCATAATTTGGTGTGGTTTTACCCTTGTTTTTTGACAGTTTGTAAAATTTCTATAAGGTCCTTTCTTCCATGTTTTTGTCACTTATTTTCACCATAGATTGACTGGTTCGCCATAAGCACTTATGTTTAATGATTGCATTAGATTATCAGCTTTTTCATGTTTTGGCGCAGAGAAAACTGAGATGACAGGACTGGCAATTGGTGTGTCGAGCATGACAGCTGGTGAACGTTGTCTGCTGCATGTTGGTTGGCAATTAGCTTATGGCAAAGAAGGAAGCTTTTCTTTTCCAAATGTTCCTCCTCAGGCAGATGTCTCATACGAAGTTGAGCTTAttggttttgatgaaaccaaagaaGTAAGTCTTACGTACTAGTACTTTTATCCAGAGGTTAATGATATTTATATTAGATGcttttgaaataaaataaaaagatctGTGGACATCCATTTTTCCTTTTGCTATATGCGATCTCTTATTGATGATTTTGCAGCAGAAGTAACTTATCAAACAGGTGTCATTGCGTAAATTTTATGCTTCAGGGGAAAGCACGTGGTGACATGACTGTGGAGGAAAGGATTGGAACAGCTGATCGAAGAAAAATGGAGGGAAATAATCTTTTCAAGGATGACAAACTAGATGAAGCTATGCAACAATATGAAATGGTTAGAGGGCTTGAATTGATTTCATTAGATTGTCATCTTTATAAGTGAGTGTTAAACTATTTTCTGCAGAAATTCATGTTGATATTTTTTCATATCATCAGGCTATAGCATACATGGGAGACGACTTCATGTTCCAACTATTCGGGAAGTATCGTGACATGGCCTTGGCTGTTAAGAATCCATGTCATCTAAATATGGCTGCTTGCTTAATAAAGCTCAAGCGATTTGAAGAAGCCATTGGTCAGTGCAGCATTGTAAGTATATTGTTTCACACGCACTCTACCGTTACTTTTAATCTCCATTTCAACTTCTTCAAAATGAAAGGTCATATACAGAAACAAAATGCACATGGTTCTTGTTTTCTTCTGACTTTCTGCATGTGGCTGTGAAACCATGTACTTTTATGTACATCATTTGTATGCTCATATGACCATCACAATAATTACTGATGGCGACATCATATCAGGTGTTGGCAGAAGAAGAAACCAACGTAAAAGCGCTATTCAGGCGAGGAAAAGCTAAATCAGAACTAGGCCAGACTGATGCTGCACGAGAAGATTTTCTTAAAGCCAGTAAATATGCACCTGAAGATAAGGCAATTGCGAAGGAGCTAAGGTTACTTGTGGAGCATGACAAGGCAGTTTATCAGAAACAAAAAGAGATGTATAAGGGAATTTACGGAAAAAGACCTGAACCCAAGAAAGAAATCAATCAGAAGAAGAATCTGGTCACAGTAATCTGGTTATGGATATTATCCCTGTTCCGTCGCTTTTTCAAGCCCGAAAAGCAAAGAGTTGACTAATTTCCCATCTGCACATTACCAGAAGCACCGATATGCGCAGATAACAACTCATTGAAATGCTTGTACCAGTTAAGTCCTGTTTATGTTCATGATATTAATTGCTAGTCAACTCATAATTCTTACATCAAGCGTTCATTTGAGATTTTTTGGTATGAGACTTGGAATTTAATGGGTTCTGTTTCATCTGTACTATTCTCCTGTAAGTTCATAAGaaaggcagtggaataagaggTCTGAAATTGGAATAAGTTTTCAGTTTCATTGTTGCCAGGAATTTGAACTTTTTAACATACAAATTGCCATCTGGAAATGAACAATGAAGGAAACTAGGGTAGGCTTTGGCCAATGAGTAGTCAAATCTCAATAATATAGTATGTGGTGGTACAATGATTTAACAAATTTTGGCATCATGGTGTCAGATTTCTGAGATATTTCAGGGTCACATGGTCCATAAATAAATTGTCTCAACAAATTTCAGATGGGAAAAGGATAGATTCACCGGGTGTGTTTCACCGTGAATCACACCGGGTGAGACAGTTATGGTGGGTCCTACGGTGAATAAAAAACACTCCCCATATATATCTCCTGGTGGGGCCCGAGCATTTTCTCTCAGACGGTGGTTATTTCGGTGAGAGGTTCACGGTGTGTGTAGCATGGCTGATTTTAGATGATCAAAGGAAATTTTTGAGGGTCACAAGGGAGAAGTGTTTGAACTCTGAAGTCTAATAGCTTGTTTGACAACCAAGCAGAAGCAAAAATCATTCTTAGAAACAACATAAATGGTGCACCTCATGGATATATCAGTCCAACTAGAAGTATTAGACAAGGAGACCCACTATCTTCTTGTATATTCATAATATGTGCGGAAATCCTGTCTACAAATCTGGGAAACCTTCAAGATCGAAAGTTGGTTCGAGGACTTAACATTTCAAGAAAAGCACCATCCATTATTCATTTAATGTATGTTGATGACCTTCTAATCGCTTATAAAGCCTCTGCTCAGAGTAATCTCCATCTCAAGAACCTGCTTCACTCTTACGACACTTCGGCTGGCCAGGTAATTAATACTTCCAAATCAGTaattatttatcatctgagaTTGGATCCAGTTAAGATAAGTAATCTGCAATTCGGTATGTCGTCCACATCAAAACCTCCAATCTATCTTGGAATCCAATTCAAACAAGGAAAAGCATCTAATCACACATTTGCGCCTCTTCTTCAAAGATTAGCTCGAAAAGCTAAAGGTTGGATGACAAAATGTCTGACTCTAGCTGGAAGATTGGTTCTCATTAAAACCTCCCTAACCCCCACATCAAACCACCTAATGCAAACACAAAATCTACCCATCAATGtccacaaacaaatagatcgtatcaccagcaattttttctggggacatgaTTCGTCAGTTAGAAAGCTTCATCCTATTGGTTGGGATAAAGTAACAAAACCAATATCTGAAGGAGGGTTAGGCATAAGAAAAAGCAGTGATCATAACAAGGCGCTTCTCATGAAAAGAATCTGGAATTTACATGAACAACCTAACTCCATCTGTGGAAGTCTCTGCGGTGAAAAATATCTCAATCATCAACCAATTCTACAGGGTATTGATACTATACAGTCTTCCTCTAGCGCTCAATGGATACAATTAGCTTCACTCGTCCCTCTCATGCAACAATTGATTTTTCATCGTATT
The nucleotide sequence above comes from Papaver somniferum cultivar HN1 chromosome 8, ASM357369v1, whole genome shotgun sequence. Encoded proteins:
- the LOC113301123 gene encoding peptidyl-prolyl cis-trans isomerase FKBP42-like; this translates as MDDEQVQDQQNQSPGGSDVDEEITAEGAAFVHGDSLQDSTGPPDSDSKVEILHEHVKKQLIKEGHRQKPTKYSTCFLHYRAWTKSTQHKFEDTWNEQRPVELIIGKEKTEMTGLAIGVSSMTAGERCLLHVGWQLAYGKEGSFSFPNVPPQADVSYEVELIGFDETKEGKARGDMTVEERIGTADRRKMEGNNLFKDDKLDEAMQQYEMAIAYMGDDFMFQLFGKYRDMALAVKNPCHLNMAACLIKLKRFEEAIGQCSIVLAEEETNVKALFRRGKAKSELGQTDAAREDFLKASKYAPEDKAIAKELRLLVEHDKAVYQKQKEMYKGIYGKRPEPKKEINQKKNLVTVIWLWILSLFRRFFKPEKQRVD